The window TCGCGACAGGCTCATCGAAGAAGGCGGTATTCGTGTCGCCATGACGCGTGAGGATGACAGCTTCATCGTCCTGGGAGAGCGCGCAGAGATTGCCCGCGCGATGAATGCCGATCTGTTCATTTCGATCCATGCCGATTCGGCAGGCGACCAGGAAGGCGTCGAGGGCGCAAGCATCTACACGCTTTCGGAAACGGCATCGTCAGAGGCGGCCGCACGTTTTGCGGAGCGGGAGAACGATGCCGATATCGTGAACGGCGTAGACCTTTCCTCTACCGATGAGGCGGTGAACGCCATTCTTGTCGAGCTTTCGCAGCGGCGCACATCGGAGAATTCCGCGCAATTTGCATCACTGATCGAGCGTGAGGGCACCGGTGTGCTGCGCTTCCATCCACAGACACGGCGATCGGCGGCGCTTGCGGTCCTCCGCGCGCCCGATGTGCCTGCTGTGTTGTTTGAGGCAGGCTTTGTGTCCAACCCGGAGGAGGCGCGCACGCTCGCTTCGGCTGAGGGGCAGGAGCAATTCGCCGAAGTGCTTGCCCGCGCCATCCGCATCTACTTCGCACGGCAATCGGGCTCAGAGTAAGTTGAGCTGGGACTCGTCGCTGAGCAAAAACACGGTGAAACGCAGTCCAGCGCGCGCATTCACTGTGGCGAAAGCGCAAATCGGCATGCTAAAGCGCAATCATGAGTGACGATTTCGACGCCGATCCCGCAACCGGGACTGCCAGCTTTTCCCGCCGTCTGTCGCGCGGGGGGCAGGGCGCATGGGCAAATATTGCGGAGGCGTGGCGCACACGCAAATGGCTGCGCCTGCTGTTCTATGCGCTGGGCGGCGGTTTGCTGCTGGCGGTCGTTGGGTGGTTTGTGCTCGCCTGGAACCTGCCGGACGCTGAGACCTTGCTCGATTACGAGCCCAACCTGCCAACGGTTGTGCGCGGGATCGATGGTGAGATCGTACACCGTTTCGAGCGCGAGCGGCGCGTTGAGCTGAATTACCGCGACCTGCCGGAGCAGTTGGTCAACGCCTATGTCTCCGCCGAAGACGAAACTTTCTGGTCGCATAATGGCATCGACGCGGGCGGCTTTGTCGGCGCCGTCATCGACTACGTATCGAAAATCGGTTCGGGGGAGCGCGCTGTCGGCGGCTCCACGATCACGCAGCAGGTCGCCAAGAACATTCTTGTCGGCAACGAATATTCGATCACCCGCAAGCTGAAGGAAATGATCCTCGCAACACGTATCGAAGGCGTGCTGGAAAAAGAGGAGATCATGACCCTCTACCTGAACGAAATCCCGCTCGGTCGCAGGTCCTACGGCGTGCAGGCTGCAGCGCTGGCGTATTTCGACAAGGATGCAGACGAGCTCGAACTGCATGAGATGGCTTATCTCGCCGCGCTGACTCCAGCGCCGGAACGTTACAGCCGGTCGGCCAATTTCGACATCGCCCGCGAGCGCCGCAATCTGGTTCTCCGCCAGATGGAAGACAATGGCTACATCACGGAAGACGAAATGCGCACCGCGCAGGCCATGCCGCTGGGTATTGTCGATGGGCAGCGCCAGTCGCGTTCTGCCGATGCTGGCTATTTCCTTGAAGAGGTACGCCGCGAACTCATCGCGCAGTTCGGTGAAGAGTCGGAAGATGGTCGTAACAGCGTTTACGCAGGCGGGCTGTGGGTGCGCACTTCGCTCGATACCGAAGTTCAGGAAGCAGCGCGCAATTCGCTGCGTGGAGCATTGCTGCGCTATCACGGAAACCGCGGATATACCGGCCCGATCGCGACGCTGAATCCGGATAACGGCAGCCTGACCTCGCAGCTCGCAAGCTCCTACATCTCGATCAATTACGAAGATTGGCGCATCGGCGTTGTCACCGCGACCGATGGCGGCGCTCGGATTGGCTTTGCCAATGGCGATGAGAGCCCGCTTTCGGGCGCGCCCAATTCGATCAGCGTCGGGGACGTGGTCGCTGCTTCGCCGTCGGGCGATGGCTGGCGTCTGCGGGGTGTGCCGGAAGTTTCCGGTGGCTTCCTCGCGATGCAGCCCGATACCGGCCGAATTCTTGCGATGCAGGGCGGTTTTGACAGTCGTCTCGGTGATTTCAACCGCGCGGTGCAGGCCAACCGCCAGCCCGGATCGACTGTAAAGCCCTTCGTCTATGCCGCCGGTATCGATGCCGGGATGACGCCGGCAAGCATGATCCCCGATACGCAATATTGCTATTACCAGGGCAGCAATCTGGGCGAGAAATGCTTCACCAACTTCGGTGGTGGCCGTGGCGGCGGTGAGTATCCGATGCGCTACGGGCTCGAGCAGTCCAAGAACCTCATGACTGTGCATATCGCGATGGATGCGGGCATGGAAAATGTCATCCAGACGTTCCGCGATGTCGAGCTGGAACCGGAGGATATCCAGTACCAGCCCTATCCCGCCTATTCGCTTGGCTCGGGTGAGACCACGGTTGAACGCATCACCGCAGCCTATGCCGCGATGGTCAATCATGGCCGCCTGAACGATCCGACGGTGATCGACTATGTGCAGGACCGTGATGGCAATGTGATCTGGCGCGCGGATGAGCGCGAATGCACCGGCTGCAACATGGATGAATGGGATGGCGGCTCCATGCCTCGTTTCGGTCGCACCGGGCGTCAGGCAATGGATGCGCGCACTGCTTTCCAGACGGTCCACATGCTGACCGGCACCGTCCAGCGCGGTACGGCAACGCGACTTCGCGATCTCGACATTCCGATGTTCGGCAAGACCGGTACCAGCACTGGCCCGACCAATGCCTGGTTCGTCGGCGGTAGCCCGGACATCGTGGCGGGGACTTACATCGGCTTCGATACGCCGAGGAACATGGGTGGCTGGATTCAGGGCGGCAACACGGCCGTGCCGATTTTCCGCCAGTTCGTTGAGGAGACTCCCGGTCACTGGAGTGGCAGGCCGTTCTCGGCGCCAAACGGCGTTCGCATGGTCCGCATCGATCGGCGCACGGGCAGCCGTGTGTTTGATGCCTGGCCTAGCGACGATCCCTTGTCGACCGTGATCTGGGAAGCTTTCCAGCCCGACACCGAACCGCGACGAAGTGCGCGCCAGGATGAAATCGACGCCATGCGCGAACTCATCATCGCGCAATTGAGGCGGAGGGAGCGCGGCCCGAGTACCGACAGTGGCCCGACTGAGGAGCCGGAGAGCTTTGCCGAGGAGCAGGGCGGCATTTACTGACGCTTCGCACGGGATCGATCTGCCCCCGATCGATCGCAACCACTTCCCCTTCCATGCGAGCTGCGCTAGGCGCGGGCGCTTTCACAGTCGGAGAACAATGCCATGCGTGCCGAAGGGCAGGCCCATATCGACCGGATCGAAGCGGCGCTTGCGCTGGTCAAGAAGTCTCTCGACTGGGAGCATGCCCTGCGCCGTCTCGACGAGCTCGAGGCCCGCGTGCAGGATCCGGACCTCTGGAATGATCCGAAGCAGGCGCAGGCCATCAGCCGCGAGCACAAGCAGCTCAAGGACGCAGTGGAGACCGTGCAGGAAATCTCCACCGAGATGTCCGACGCCATGGAGTTCATCGAAATGGGCGAGGCCGAAGGTGATGATGATATCGTCGCCGACGGCATGAACAGCCTTGCCTCACTCGCCAAGCGAGCCGACCGGGACAAGGTCAATGCCCTGCTTTCGGGCGAGGCGGATGCCTATGACACCTACTTGCAGATCAACGCCGGCGCGGGCGGCACCGAAAGCCAGGACTGGG is drawn from Aurantiacibacter sp. MUD61 and contains these coding sequences:
- a CDS encoding penicillin-binding protein 1A yields the protein MSDDFDADPATGTASFSRRLSRGGQGAWANIAEAWRTRKWLRLLFYALGGGLLLAVVGWFVLAWNLPDAETLLDYEPNLPTVVRGIDGEIVHRFERERRVELNYRDLPEQLVNAYVSAEDETFWSHNGIDAGGFVGAVIDYVSKIGSGERAVGGSTITQQVAKNILVGNEYSITRKLKEMILATRIEGVLEKEEIMTLYLNEIPLGRRSYGVQAAALAYFDKDADELELHEMAYLAALTPAPERYSRSANFDIARERRNLVLRQMEDNGYITEDEMRTAQAMPLGIVDGQRQSRSADAGYFLEEVRRELIAQFGEESEDGRNSVYAGGLWVRTSLDTEVQEAARNSLRGALLRYHGNRGYTGPIATLNPDNGSLTSQLASSYISINYEDWRIGVVTATDGGARIGFANGDESPLSGAPNSISVGDVVAASPSGDGWRLRGVPEVSGGFLAMQPDTGRILAMQGGFDSRLGDFNRAVQANRQPGSTVKPFVYAAGIDAGMTPASMIPDTQYCYYQGSNLGEKCFTNFGGGRGGGEYPMRYGLEQSKNLMTVHIAMDAGMENVIQTFRDVELEPEDIQYQPYPAYSLGSGETTVERITAAYAAMVNHGRLNDPTVIDYVQDRDGNVIWRADERECTGCNMDEWDGGSMPRFGRTGRQAMDARTAFQTVHMLTGTVQRGTATRLRDLDIPMFGKTGTSTGPTNAWFVGGSPDIVAGTYIGFDTPRNMGGWIQGGNTAVPIFRQFVEETPGHWSGRPFSAPNGVRMVRIDRRTGSRVFDAWPSDDPLSTVIWEAFQPDTEPRRSARQDEIDAMRELIIAQLRRRERGPSTDSGPTEEPESFAEEQGGIY
- a CDS encoding N-acetylmuramoyl-L-alanine amidase family protein, with the translated sequence MGYRIQIGLLFAFPLLVIGALWVLGQSIPVPVLGRAYVIDFDLPEPGETIGLPDVQGPDDLTRPLVVIDAGHGGPDPGTVGEDYYEKTIVLGLARALRDRLIEEGGIRVAMTREDDSFIVLGERAEIARAMNADLFISIHADSAGDQEGVEGASIYTLSETASSEAAARFAERENDADIVNGVDLSSTDEAVNAILVELSQRRTSENSAQFASLIEREGTGVLRFHPQTRRSAALAVLRAPDVPAVLFEAGFVSNPEEARTLASAEGQEQFAEVLARAIRIYFARQSGSE